A section of the Pseudomonas lini genome encodes:
- the kdpC gene encoding potassium-transporting ATPase subunit KdpC, whose amino-acid sequence MSTLIRPALSLLILMTLITGVAYPLVVTGVAQVAFPDQANGSLVRDTDGKVRGSSLIAQDFVGDAWFHPRPSAGAFATVSSSASNLSPSNPALATRVIDEANKLLIPGQGPVPLAMLTTSGSGLDPHLPPAAIAYQLARVAAARNLPVSTLEQLMDAHIEQPLVGPPVVNVLALNLALEKL is encoded by the coding sequence ATGTCCACACTGATACGTCCGGCCCTGAGCCTGTTGATACTGATGACCCTGATCACCGGCGTCGCTTACCCCTTGGTGGTCACCGGCGTCGCCCAGGTCGCTTTCCCGGATCAGGCCAACGGCAGCCTGGTGCGCGACACCGACGGCAAGGTCCGCGGTTCGTCGCTGATCGCCCAGGATTTCGTCGGCGACGCCTGGTTCCACCCACGGCCATCGGCCGGTGCCTTTGCCACCGTGTCGAGCAGCGCCAGCAACCTCTCGCCAAGCAATCCGGCGCTGGCCACTCGGGTTATCGACGAGGCTAATAAACTGCTGATACCCGGCCAGGGTCCGGTGCCGTTGGCCATGCTGACCACCTCCGGCAGCGGCCTCGATCCGCACTTGCCTCCGGCGGCGATTGCCTATCAACTGGCGCGAGTCGCGGCGGCGCGCAATCTGCCGGTGTCTACGCTTGAGCAACTGATGGACGCGCACATCGAGCAGCCCTTGGTGGGGCCACCGGTGGTGAATGTGTTGGCGCTGAATTTGGCGCTGGAAAAACTGTAG
- the kdpB gene encoding potassium-transporting ATPase subunit KdpB, with product MNMPATKAAVVKAPEQPKTAISALWRPALVQAFVKLDPRQLQRAPVMLVVELTAILTTVLCFIPDNAVPTFVAAQIALWLWFTVLFANFAEALAEGRGKARADSLKAGSEGLSARRKTANGSFQVVPASSLRKDDVVRVEAGEMIPGDGEVIEGIAAVNEAAITGESAPVIRESGGDRSAVTGNTRLVSDWLLVRITANPGESALDRMIALVEGAKRQKTPNEVALDILLIGLTLIFLLVVVTLQPFAHFANGSLPLVFLVALLVTLIPTTIGGLLSAIGIAGMDRLVRLNVIAKSGRAVEAAGDVHVLLLDKTGTITFGNRRCAAVYAAPGVSAKELAEGALFASLADDTAEGKSIVDYLRGLHPQPEPSAEVLTAVPFSAETRLSGVDYQGRVYRKGAVDSLLTFVGLKRADMAAPLSREIDKIAQSGGTPLLVCADGKLLGVIHLKDVVKPGIRERFAELRKLGIRTVMVTGDNPLTAAAIAAEAGVDDVLAEATPEKKLARIRHEQNDGRLVAMCGDGANDAPALAQADVGMAMNDGTQAAREAANMVDLDSDPTKLLDVVQIGKELLVTRGALTTFSIANDVAKYFAILPALFASIYPQLGVLNIMHLSSPQSAILSAIVFNALIIVVLIPLALRGVRVQAVSAAALLRRNLLIYGLGGILVPFVGIKAIDMLLTALHLV from the coding sequence ATGAATATGCCCGCAACTAAAGCCGCCGTCGTCAAGGCGCCGGAACAACCGAAAACCGCGATCTCGGCCCTCTGGCGTCCGGCGCTGGTGCAAGCCTTCGTCAAGCTCGACCCACGGCAATTGCAGCGCGCGCCGGTGATGCTGGTGGTCGAACTGACCGCGATTCTGACCACCGTGCTGTGCTTCATTCCCGACAACGCCGTGCCGACTTTCGTCGCCGCGCAAATCGCCTTGTGGCTGTGGTTCACGGTGCTATTTGCCAACTTCGCCGAAGCGCTGGCCGAAGGTCGCGGCAAGGCCCGCGCCGACAGTCTCAAGGCCGGCAGCGAAGGCTTGAGTGCCCGACGTAAAACGGCCAATGGCAGTTTTCAGGTGGTGCCCGCCAGCAGCCTGCGCAAGGACGATGTGGTGCGCGTCGAAGCAGGGGAGATGATCCCCGGTGACGGCGAGGTGATCGAAGGTATCGCAGCGGTCAACGAAGCGGCGATTACCGGTGAATCGGCGCCAGTGATTCGCGAGTCCGGCGGCGATCGCTCGGCCGTCACCGGCAATACCCGACTGGTGTCCGACTGGCTGCTGGTGCGCATCACCGCCAACCCCGGCGAGTCGGCTCTCGACCGCATGATCGCGCTGGTCGAAGGCGCCAAACGCCAGAAAACCCCGAACGAAGTGGCGCTGGATATCCTGCTGATCGGCCTGACCCTGATCTTCCTGCTGGTGGTGGTGACCCTGCAACCGTTCGCCCACTTCGCCAATGGCAGCCTGCCGCTGGTGTTCCTGGTGGCGTTATTGGTCACGTTGATTCCGACCACTATCGGCGGTTTGTTGTCGGCCATCGGTATCGCGGGGATGGACCGTCTGGTGCGCCTGAACGTGATCGCCAAGTCCGGTCGCGCCGTGGAAGCGGCGGGGGACGTTCATGTCCTGCTGCTGGACAAGACCGGCACCATCACCTTCGGCAACCGTCGCTGCGCCGCGGTCTATGCCGCGCCTGGCGTCAGCGCCAAAGAGCTGGCCGAAGGCGCGTTATTCGCCTCGCTGGCTGATGACACCGCTGAAGGCAAATCCATCGTCGACTACCTGCGCGGTCTTCACCCGCAACCCGAGCCGTCCGCCGAGGTGCTGACCGCTGTGCCGTTCAGTGCTGAAACCCGCCTCTCTGGTGTCGACTATCAGGGCCGGGTTTATCGCAAAGGCGCGGTGGATTCGCTGCTGACCTTCGTCGGTCTGAAACGCGCCGATATGGCCGCGCCTTTGTCCCGGGAAATCGACAAGATCGCTCAGAGTGGCGGCACGCCGTTACTGGTGTGCGCTGACGGAAAATTACTTGGTGTTATCCATCTCAAGGACGTGGTCAAGCCTGGCATCCGCGAGCGTTTCGCCGAGTTGCGCAAGCTGGGGATTCGCACGGTCATGGTGACTGGCGACAACCCGCTGACCGCTGCTGCGATTGCTGCCGAAGCAGGCGTGGATGACGTGCTGGCCGAAGCCACACCGGAAAAGAAACTGGCGCGCATTCGTCACGAGCAGAACGACGGTCGGCTGGTCGCCATGTGCGGCGACGGCGCCAACGACGCCCCGGCACTGGCCCAGGCGGACGTCGGCATGGCGATGAACGACGGTACGCAAGCGGCGCGGGAGGCGGCGAACATGGTCGACCTCGACAGCGATCCGACCAAGCTGCTGGACGTGGTGCAGATCGGCAAGGAATTGCTGGTAACTCGCGGTGCGCTCACCACTTTTTCCATCGCCAACGACGTGGCCAAGTACTTCGCGATCCTGCCGGCGCTGTTCGCCTCGATCTATCCGCAACTCGGCGTGCTCAACATCATGCATTTGAGCAGTCCGCAGAGCGCGATCCTGTCGGCGATTGTGTTCAACGCCTTGATCATCGTGGTGCTGATTCCGTTGGCGCTGCGCGGTGTGCGGGTGCAGGCAGTGAGTGCGGCGGCGTTGCTGCGGCGCAATCTGCTGATCTATGGGCTGGGCGGGATACTGGTGCCGTTTGTGGGGATCAAGGCGATCGACATGCTGTTGACGGCGTTGCATCTGGTTTAG